The following are from one region of the Paenibacillus protaetiae genome:
- a CDS encoding stage V sporulation protein D, whose protein sequence is MKVSGVTVRRRLFAALIIAIVAFLALIVRLAYIQLWQGDEISAKAEDSWRRDIPYMAKRGEIQDRNGVKLAYNVSSPTVWAVTAQIKDRQKTAAELAPILDMTPETLLKKITTKQMLVELKPGGRKMTLAKAQQVKNLNLPGIVVAEDSKRYYPFGDLAAQVLGFTGIDKGLTGVEASYNSELTGVRGSVSFLSDASGGTMPNSSDTYTPPKDGLTLQLTLDEKIQASMERELDQAMTALQADGAIAIAMDPNTGEILGMASRPTFDPANYQASPPEVYNRDLPIWMTYEPGSTFKIITLAAALEEKKVDLKHEMFFDPGSVEVGGAKLRCWKKGGHGSQTFLQVVENSCNPGFVMLGQRLGKDKLFQYINAFGFGKKTGIDLGGEENGILFKPSQVGPVELATTAFGQGVSVTPIQQITAVSAAINGGILFKPHVAKAFINPDTGETVKTIEPEEVRQVISADTSKQVREALESVVANGTGGNAFIDGYRVGGKTGTAQKVINGRYSPNEHIVSFIGFAPANDPKVVIYVAVDNPQGIQFGGVVAAPIVKSMMTDALQVLGVPKQANQIDKKYKLGEAPYVTVPNLVGKTVSDIYEDMNTNFNLTSAGSGDTVIRQAPAAGERMTKGSTIRIYLGAGDDTMHSH, encoded by the coding sequence ATGAAAGTTTCAGGTGTGACGGTGAGACGGCGGTTATTTGCCGCATTAATCATCGCGATAGTTGCGTTTCTTGCCTTAATCGTCCGGCTCGCCTATATTCAGCTTTGGCAAGGGGATGAAATATCGGCAAAAGCGGAGGATTCGTGGCGCAGGGATATTCCTTATATGGCCAAGCGCGGTGAAATTCAAGACCGCAATGGCGTCAAGCTTGCTTATAACGTCAGCTCGCCTACCGTTTGGGCGGTGACGGCGCAAATTAAGGACCGCCAGAAAACGGCGGCCGAGCTTGCTCCGATTTTGGACATGACTCCGGAAACCCTTCTAAAAAAAATAACGACCAAACAAATGCTTGTCGAGCTCAAGCCCGGAGGCCGCAAAATGACGCTCGCCAAAGCGCAGCAGGTAAAGAACCTTAATCTGCCCGGCATCGTTGTGGCGGAGGACAGCAAACGGTATTATCCGTTTGGCGATCTGGCTGCGCAGGTGCTTGGCTTTACCGGCATCGACAAAGGGCTCACCGGCGTAGAAGCTTCTTACAACAGCGAATTAACCGGTGTGCGCGGGAGTGTCTCCTTCCTGTCGGATGCCTCCGGCGGGACGATGCCGAATTCGTCCGATACGTATACGCCGCCCAAGGACGGCTTGACACTGCAGCTTACTCTGGACGAGAAAATCCAGGCTTCAATGGAGCGCGAGCTCGATCAGGCGATGACGGCGCTGCAGGCAGACGGGGCGATCGCCATTGCGATGGACCCGAACACCGGCGAAATATTGGGAATGGCCAGCCGGCCTACGTTTGACCCGGCCAATTATCAGGCTTCTCCACCCGAGGTCTACAACCGTGATTTGCCGATATGGATGACGTACGAGCCCGGTTCCACGTTCAAAATTATTACGCTGGCCGCGGCACTTGAGGAAAAAAAGGTCGATCTGAAACATGAAATGTTTTTTGATCCCGGCTCGGTTGAGGTTGGCGGCGCCAAGCTCCGCTGCTGGAAAAAGGGGGGCCACGGCAGCCAGACGTTTTTGCAGGTGGTCGAGAACTCCTGCAACCCCGGCTTCGTCATGCTCGGTCAGCGGCTGGGCAAAGACAAGCTGTTCCAGTACATTAATGCGTTTGGCTTCGGCAAAAAAACCGGCATTGATCTGGGCGGCGAAGAAAACGGCATTTTGTTCAAGCCTAGCCAGGTAGGTCCGGTCGAGCTGGCCACAACGGCGTTTGGCCAAGGCGTATCGGTAACGCCTATTCAGCAAATCACGGCCGTGTCCGCTGCAATCAACGGTGGGATCTTGTTTAAGCCTCACGTTGCCAAAGCGTTTATCAATCCCGACACTGGGGAGACGGTTAAGACGATTGAGCCCGAGGAGGTCCGGCAGGTCATCTCGGCGGATACGTCCAAGCAGGTCCGCGAAGCGCTGGAAAGCGTCGTCGCCAACGGGACCGGCGGCAATGCCTTTATCGACGGCTACCGTGTAGGCGGCAAAACCGGTACCGCGCAAAAGGTCATCAACGGCAGATATTCGCCGAACGAGCACATCGTATCGTTTATTGGATTTGCGCCGGCCAACGATCCGAAGGTCGTCATCTACGTTGCGGTCGACAATCCGCAAGGCATCCAGTTCGGCGGCGTTGTGGCGGCCCCAATCGTCAAAAGCATGATGACCGATGCGCTGCAAGTATTGGGCGTGCCGAAACAGGCGAACCAGATCGACAAAAAATATAAGCTGGGCGAAGCGCCGTATGTGACTGTGCCTAATCTGGTAGGCAAAACCGTGTCCGATATTTATGAGGATATGAACACGAATTTTAACTTGACAAGCGCAGGCTCCGGAGATACGGTTATTCGGCAAGCACCGGCGGCCGGGGAGCGTATGACGAAGGGTTCGACGATACGCATCTATTTAGGCGCCGGCGATGATACAATGCATTCGCATTGA
- the rocF gene encoding arginase has translation MQRDMEVLLVPFGQGAGRPGSEWGPEALVKAGLLEKLEAQGCKVNRSWVVPPAGSSVSLEKVCAGEQIGAMKHSSSVRGMNRLLAQQASAAVRRGRFPLLIGGDHSLAMGMLAGISEHYRRLGVIWLDAHADMNTEATSPSGNMHGIPLAVAMHVAELKLADIWPRAQSIDPRHLALVGARDIDPGESRLMEDLHIRCFSPQEIKHRGAANTMLEALQIAQRGTDGIHLSFDVDSLDPQYVPGTGTPVQGGLVPGEIAAAFGVLRRSGKLTSMDVVEVNPQLDQPDGRTARLAAGLVASLFNR, from the coding sequence ATGCAGCGGGACATGGAAGTGTTGCTCGTTCCTTTCGGACAGGGTGCGGGCAGACCGGGCAGTGAATGGGGACCGGAGGCGTTAGTGAAAGCAGGGCTGCTGGAAAAGCTGGAAGCGCAAGGCTGCAAGGTGAACCGGAGCTGGGTGGTGCCGCCGGCTGGCAGCAGCGTCAGCTTGGAGAAGGTCTGCGCGGGTGAACAGATCGGGGCGATGAAGCATAGCTCATCTGTACGGGGCATGAACCGGCTGCTGGCGCAGCAAGCTTCGGCTGCTGTCCGGCGAGGACGTTTTCCTTTGCTCATAGGAGGAGATCACAGCCTTGCAATGGGCATGCTGGCCGGCATAAGCGAGCATTACCGCCGTTTGGGCGTGATTTGGCTGGATGCGCATGCGGATATGAACACGGAAGCTACCAGCCCGTCCGGCAACATGCACGGCATACCGCTGGCGGTTGCTATGCATGTTGCCGAGCTGAAGCTAGCCGATATTTGGCCCCGCGCCCAATCGATTGATCCGCGCCATTTGGCGCTTGTAGGAGCAAGAGATATTGATCCCGGTGAAAGCAGGCTGATGGAGGATCTGCATATCCGCTGCTTTTCACCTCAAGAAATAAAACATCGCGGCGCGGCCAATACGATGCTGGAAGCGCTTCAAATTGCACAGCGCGGAACGGATGGCATTCATTTGAGTTTTGATGTGGATAGTCTGGATCCGCAATATGTCCCGGGAACGGGTACGCCGGTGCAAGGCGGCCTCGTGCCAGGCGAGATAGCGGCCGCTTTTGGCGTTCTAAGGCGTTCCGGCAAGCTGACCTCGATGGACGTTGTAGAAGTGAATCCGCAGCTGGATCAGCCGGACGGCAGAACAGCGAGGCTGGCCGCCGGACTGGTTGCTTCTTTGTTTAACCGTTGA
- the ftsL gene encoding cell division protein FtsL: MAYTTNGNLAMQPKKKPEQQPVYRETKKIVVKKNPLPTREKLLWLFTIVVLVVVAGTIIFRYAQIYNTNLEIKQLKNEYNAVNLDIKEMQKQVESLSDPDRITAIAKSQGMISSMDSEITVDPDKGGASAAATGSR; this comes from the coding sequence ATGGCTTATACAACAAACGGGAATTTGGCGATGCAGCCGAAGAAGAAGCCGGAGCAGCAGCCGGTCTACCGTGAAACCAAAAAGATTGTTGTCAAAAAGAATCCGCTTCCGACACGTGAGAAGCTGCTTTGGCTGTTCACGATTGTCGTGCTTGTTGTTGTAGCGGGGACTATTATTTTTCGTTACGCTCAAATCTATAATACGAATCTCGAAATCAAGCAATTAAAAAATGAGTATAATGCAGTTAATTTAGATATTAAAGAAATGCAAAAGCAAGTAGAGTCGCTTAGCGATCCGGACCGGATTACTGCTATTGCGAAATCGCAAGGAATGATCAGCTCGATGGACAGCGAGATTACAGTCGATCCGGATAAAGGCGGGGCTTCAGCAGCCGCGACGGGCAGCAGGTGA
- a CDS encoding adenosylhomocysteinase, translating into MSLAGEGHLKIDWASAHMPVLNRIREQFEKEQPFKGLKVSICLHLEAKTAYLAKVVQAGGAEVTITGSNPLSTQDDVCAALVEDGITVYAKHNPGMDEFKQLIVKALETKPDLIIDDGSDFATILHGERPELAENIRGGAEETTTGIIRLKALQKDGILKFPMVAVNDAYCKYLFDNRYGTGQSAWDGIIRTTNLVVSGKTVVVVGYGWVGKGIAMRAKGLGASVVVTEVDPIRAVEAYMDGFKVLPMLEAAKIGEIFVAATGNKSVINGEHYAVMKSGALLANAGHFDVEVNKPDLAALAADIRTVRRNIEEYRLKDGRSLYLLAEGRLVNLAAADGHPAEIMDTTFALQALGLKYVNDNYKNLSKQVVNVPYELDEQVARFKLESLGVTIDSLSDEQKAYLDSWK; encoded by the coding sequence ATGTCGCTTGCGGGCGAAGGCCATCTGAAAATTGATTGGGCCAGCGCCCATATGCCGGTATTAAACCGGATTCGCGAGCAGTTTGAGAAGGAACAGCCGTTTAAAGGGCTGAAGGTTTCCATTTGCCTTCACCTGGAGGCCAAAACCGCTTATCTTGCCAAAGTGGTGCAAGCAGGCGGAGCGGAAGTGACCATTACAGGCAGCAATCCGCTGTCGACGCAGGATGATGTGTGCGCGGCGCTTGTAGAAGACGGCATTACGGTATATGCCAAACATAATCCGGGCATGGACGAATTTAAACAGCTGATTGTCAAAGCGCTGGAAACGAAACCGGATCTCATCATTGACGACGGCTCGGATTTTGCGACCATTTTGCACGGCGAACGCCCGGAGCTGGCTGAAAATATTCGCGGAGGCGCAGAAGAAACGACAACCGGCATCATTCGCCTGAAGGCGCTGCAAAAAGACGGCATCTTGAAATTCCCGATGGTTGCCGTCAATGACGCGTACTGCAAATATTTGTTCGACAACCGTTACGGTACCGGCCAGTCCGCTTGGGACGGCATTATCCGTACTACCAATCTGGTCGTATCGGGCAAAACGGTTGTTGTCGTCGGCTACGGCTGGGTCGGCAAAGGCATAGCGATGCGCGCCAAAGGGCTGGGCGCCAGCGTAGTGGTTACCGAAGTGGATCCGATCCGCGCAGTTGAAGCGTATATGGACGGATTTAAGGTGCTGCCGATGCTGGAAGCTGCGAAAATCGGTGAAATTTTCGTAGCAGCTACCGGCAATAAGAGCGTCATCAACGGCGAACATTATGCCGTCATGAAAAGCGGCGCTTTGCTTGCGAATGCGGGCCATTTTGACGTCGAGGTAAACAAGCCGGATCTTGCCGCGCTGGCGGCGGACATCCGTACGGTGCGCCGCAACATTGAAGAATATCGTTTGAAGGATGGCCGGAGCTTGTATCTGCTTGCGGAAGGGCGCCTTGTCAATCTGGCTGCTGCAGACGGCCATCCCGCTGAAATTATGGATACAACGTTTGCTTTGCAGGCGCTTGGCTTGAAATACGTCAATGACAATTACAAAAACCTGTCGAAGCAGGTTGTGAATGTCCCTTACGAACTGGACGAACAAGTCGCCCGGTTTAAGCTGGAATCGCTTGGAGTTACAATCGATTCCTTATCCGATGAGCAGAAAGCTTATTTGGACAGCTGGAAATAA
- a CDS encoding UDP-N-acetylmuramoyl-L-alanyl-D-glutamate--2,6-diaminopimelate ligase: MQLNELAKLLITAKLKGDGAVSVTGVEIDSRKVKQGDLFICLPGHTVDGHDYAPQAIAGGAVALVTERDLGVSVPQLIVKNARLAMAVVADRFYGHPSQHVKLIGVTGTNGKTTTTYLIEKMLNDNGRPAGVIGTIEARYAGQVLPMSGTTPEALGLQQYLSLMQQAGTAYCAMEVSSHALEQGRVKGCRFRTAIFTNLTQDHLDYHGTMEKYAAAKELFFSRLGNDYAADPAERSYAVLNADDPAAAQFARATAAEVITYGIDHEADVSAANIRITAQGTSFTLRTFRGDTELTLQMVGKFNVYNALAAICAALIEGLPLEQIKASLEAVPGVPGRVESVNAGQPFAVIVDYAHTPDGLDNVLKAVKELSPNRILCVFGCGGDRDRTKRPLMGKIAARYSDYVLVTSDNPRTENPELILQDIKAGLDEDGVSENRYELIVDRRAAIEKAVEMASPGDVVLIAGKGHETYQIIGTVTHSFDDRLVAKEAIRGLLH, translated from the coding sequence ATGCAACTGAACGAACTGGCAAAGCTGCTCATTACGGCAAAATTAAAAGGCGACGGAGCTGTGTCCGTAACCGGCGTCGAAATCGACTCCCGCAAAGTGAAGCAGGGTGATCTGTTTATTTGCTTGCCCGGGCATACGGTAGACGGGCATGATTATGCGCCGCAGGCGATCGCAGGCGGAGCTGTCGCGCTTGTGACGGAGCGGGATCTTGGCGTCAGCGTGCCGCAATTGATCGTTAAGAACGCCAGGCTCGCCATGGCGGTTGTTGCGGACCGCTTTTACGGGCATCCAAGCCAGCATGTAAAATTAATTGGCGTTACCGGAACAAACGGTAAAACGACCACTACATATTTGATCGAAAAAATGTTGAACGACAACGGCCGTCCGGCCGGCGTAATCGGCACGATTGAAGCCCGTTACGCGGGTCAGGTGCTGCCGATGTCCGGCACGACGCCGGAAGCGCTTGGCCTGCAGCAGTATTTGTCGCTCATGCAGCAAGCGGGCACGGCATATTGCGCGATGGAGGTATCCTCTCATGCGCTGGAGCAAGGCCGTGTGAAAGGCTGCCGCTTCCGGACCGCGATCTTTACGAACCTGACGCAGGATCATCTGGATTACCACGGTACGATGGAAAAATATGCAGCGGCGAAGGAACTATTTTTCTCGCGGCTTGGCAATGATTATGCAGCCGATCCGGCTGAACGCTCTTACGCGGTGCTGAATGCGGATGATCCGGCGGCGGCTCAGTTTGCCCGGGCAACGGCGGCTGAAGTCATTACGTACGGCATTGACCATGAAGCGGACGTAAGTGCTGCCAACATCCGCATTACGGCGCAAGGCACTTCGTTTACGCTGCGCACGTTCCGCGGTGATACGGAACTGACGCTGCAAATGGTCGGCAAGTTTAACGTTTATAACGCGCTTGCTGCAATATGCGCTGCGCTGATTGAAGGCTTGCCGCTGGAACAAATCAAAGCGAGCCTCGAAGCCGTACCGGGCGTTCCGGGACGGGTGGAGTCGGTCAACGCCGGCCAGCCGTTTGCGGTCATCGTCGATTACGCCCATACGCCGGACGGCCTCGACAATGTGCTTAAAGCGGTGAAAGAGTTGTCTCCGAACCGGATATTGTGCGTCTTTGGCTGCGGCGGAGACCGCGACCGGACGAAACGGCCGCTAATGGGCAAAATCGCTGCCCGCTATTCGGATTACGTGCTTGTGACATCCGATAATCCGCGCACCGAAAACCCGGAGCTTATCCTGCAAGATATTAAAGCGGGTCTGGACGAAGACGGCGTCTCGGAAAATCGTTACGAGCTTATTGTGGACCGCCGCGCCGCAATTGAAAAAGCGGTTGAAATGGCAAGCCCGGGCGATGTAGTATTGATTGCGGGGAAAGGTCACGAAACATATCAAATTATCGGAACGGTAACGCATTCGTTTGATGATAGGCTTGTGGCGAAAGAAGCGATAAGGGGATTGTTACATTGA
- a CDS encoding PASTA domain-containing penicillin-binding protein: MTLLFAVLIGRIFWVQVVRGDFWLHKAEARWSASETLKAKRGNITDRDGNILAMDTLAYTVAVEPDRINKLGDQEEVIQGLHNILNKPENEIEALVTAKDENGKYYVQREVRPEGWKIDKTTADKITALNDQIKEKTGQKDNGILLINDEKRYYPKQTMASQLLGYMSKEGQPMTGIESYFNDQLKGENGEFKYMKDGKQVQLSKGEVDYTPAKDGQDIKLTIDSMIQNYVEEAIKEVYDKYQPKSITAIAADPNTMEILAMANMPTYNPNDYWNYGFENYYNHATKSLYEPGSTFKIVTLAASVQEGLFNPNATYPSGSIQIPGSKPIRDINRNGWGTITYLEGLKRSSNVAFVRLEQALGAQKLHDYVMNFGFGQKTGIALGSELAGNANFNAKNARDSASAAFGQGVSVTPIQQVAAVAAVANGGKLLQPQIVKEIYDPNTKTTQKFEPKLVRQVISPETSKQVGEYLEQVVSDAKIGTGHGAYIEGYRIAGKTGTAQKAVKGGGGYSADKFVVSFIGYAPVENPKIVVYIVVDEPNDSTAGGGKVAAPAFQEIMYKSLRYMGIAPTVTPNKDDANAKEDNITVPDVSNLTVANAESRLKDKSLTYEAVGKGDKVLRQIPAAGSAVHASQTIYLITEQQDKLQIPDLKGASLRDAVEMASILGIRLETQGEGYVVSQSEDTPNGQRVLKLVLQPLGGPDEEDADTDESGSAAGEEGGASDGSASADNGDSGSTGGSADNGSSSNADGTADSGSSGSTAGNTAAPLD; encoded by the coding sequence ATGACCCTCCTTTTTGCTGTTTTAATCGGCCGTATTTTTTGGGTGCAGGTTGTGCGCGGCGACTTCTGGCTGCATAAAGCGGAAGCGCGCTGGTCGGCATCGGAGACGCTTAAGGCCAAACGGGGCAATATTACGGACCGCGATGGCAATATTCTTGCGATGGATACGCTGGCTTATACCGTGGCGGTAGAGCCGGACCGGATAAACAAGCTGGGCGATCAAGAGGAAGTCATTCAAGGGCTGCACAATATATTAAATAAGCCTGAGAACGAGATTGAAGCGCTTGTAACCGCCAAGGATGAGAACGGCAAATATTATGTGCAGCGTGAAGTGAGGCCGGAGGGCTGGAAGATCGACAAAACGACAGCCGACAAAATCACTGCTCTAAACGATCAGATTAAGGAAAAGACCGGACAAAAGGACAACGGTATTCTTTTAATCAACGATGAGAAACGTTATTACCCGAAACAAACGATGGCTTCACAGCTGCTTGGCTACATGAGCAAGGAAGGCCAGCCGATGACGGGCATTGAATCGTATTTCAATGACCAGCTCAAGGGCGAAAACGGGGAGTTCAAATATATGAAGGACGGCAAGCAGGTACAGCTGTCAAAAGGAGAGGTGGATTATACGCCGGCGAAGGACGGTCAAGATATTAAGCTTACGATCGACAGCATGATTCAGAACTACGTGGAGGAAGCCATTAAGGAGGTTTATGATAAATACCAGCCCAAAAGCATAACGGCGATTGCAGCTGACCCCAATACGATGGAAATTTTGGCGATGGCGAATATGCCAACGTACAATCCTAATGATTATTGGAATTATGGATTTGAAAACTATTATAACCATGCGACCAAATCGTTGTACGAGCCAGGTTCAACGTTTAAAATCGTGACGCTGGCCGCTTCGGTACAGGAAGGCTTGTTTAACCCGAATGCAACCTATCCTTCTGGCAGCATTCAGATTCCCGGGTCTAAGCCAATCCGGGACATTAATCGTAACGGATGGGGAACGATTACGTACTTGGAAGGGCTCAAACGGTCCAGTAATGTGGCGTTTGTCCGTCTGGAGCAGGCGCTTGGCGCGCAAAAGCTTCATGATTATGTCATGAATTTTGGTTTCGGACAAAAGACTGGTATCGCGCTTGGCAGCGAACTGGCAGGTAACGCAAATTTTAATGCCAAAAACGCTCGTGACAGCGCCTCTGCTGCGTTTGGCCAAGGCGTATCGGTTACGCCTATTCAGCAGGTCGCAGCAGTGGCTGCGGTCGCCAACGGCGGCAAGCTGCTGCAGCCGCAAATTGTGAAGGAAATTTATGACCCGAACACCAAAACAACGCAGAAATTTGAACCGAAGCTGGTGCGGCAGGTCATTTCGCCGGAAACGTCCAAGCAGGTGGGCGAATATTTGGAGCAGGTCGTGTCGGATGCAAAAATCGGCACAGGCCATGGCGCTTATATTGAGGGTTACCGGATTGCTGGCAAAACAGGTACGGCGCAAAAAGCGGTTAAAGGCGGAGGTGGCTATTCCGCCGATAAGTTTGTCGTTTCCTTTATTGGCTACGCGCCGGTCGAAAATCCTAAAATCGTCGTTTATATCGTCGTCGACGAGCCTAACGATTCAACGGCCGGCGGCGGTAAGGTGGCCGCTCCGGCTTTTCAGGAAATTATGTATAAAAGCTTGCGTTATATGGGGATAGCCCCAACAGTCACTCCAAATAAAGATGACGCCAATGCGAAGGAAGACAATATTACCGTTCCGGATGTATCGAATTTGACTGTTGCGAATGCGGAATCGAGGCTGAAGGACAAATCGCTTACGTATGAAGCGGTTGGCAAAGGCGATAAAGTGCTGCGCCAAATACCTGCTGCAGGTTCAGCTGTTCATGCTTCGCAAACGATTTATTTGATTACCGAGCAGCAGGATAAGCTGCAAATTCCGGATTTGAAGGGCGCTTCTTTGCGCGACGCAGTTGAAATGGCTTCCATTTTGGGTATCCGGCTTGAAACGCAAGGAGAAGGTTATGTCGTCAGCCAATCGGAAGACACTCCGAACGGCCAGCGGGTGTTAAAGCTGGTGCTGCAGCCGCTGGGAGGTCCCGACGAAGAGGACGCAGACACGGATGAATCCGGCAGTGCCGCCGGTGAAGAAGGAGGCGCCTCGGACGGTTCTGCTTCCGCCGATAACGGCGATTCCGGCAGTACAGGAGGATCTGCTGACAACGGCAGCTCCAGCAATGCCGACGGTACAGCCGATTCCGGGTCCTCCGGCAGCACGGCTGGCAACACAGCAGCGCCGCTAGACTAA
- the mraZ gene encoding division/cell wall cluster transcriptional repressor MraZ, translating to MFMGEYQHSIDDKGRIIIPSKFREELGASFIATRGLDNCLFVYPASEWAVLEQKLKSLPLMKSDARAFTRFFFSGATECELDKQGRVNIPGHLREYAKLDKDCMVLGVSGRVEIWSKETWSSYYEQSEQAFNEIAEKLVDFDFNF from the coding sequence ATGTTCATGGGCGAATATCAGCATAGCATTGATGATAAAGGCCGCATCATTATACCGTCCAAATTCCGCGAGGAGCTTGGCGCTTCTTTTATTGCCACTAGAGGTCTTGATAACTGTTTATTTGTTTATCCGGCGAGTGAATGGGCAGTGCTGGAGCAAAAGCTGAAATCATTGCCGCTCATGAAATCGGATGCCCGCGCGTTTACCCGCTTTTTCTTCTCGGGTGCAACCGAATGCGAGCTCGATAAACAGGGAAGGGTAAATATACCTGGACATTTGAGAGAATATGCAAAGCTTGATAAGGACTGTATGGTGCTGGGCGTATCCGGCCGTGTGGAAATTTGGAGCAAAGAAACATGGAGCAGTTACTACGAACAGTCCGAGCAAGCCTTTAACGAAATCGCAGAAAAACTGGTTGATTTCGATTTTAACTTCTAA
- the rsmH gene encoding 16S rRNA (cytosine(1402)-N(4))-methyltransferase RsmH, with amino-acid sequence MFQHITVLLEEAVEGLAIKPDGIYVDCTLGGAGHSERIASKLGDGGRLIAFDQDDLALDNARVRLAPYMDKVTLVKSNFRYLEDELKGLGVPMKDGLPQVDGILFDLGVSSPQLDEADRGFSYNHDAPLDMRMDRDTDLTAAEIVNEWEEREISRILSVYGEEKFSRQIARNIVQARAKAPIETTGELVELIKTAIPAAARRTGPHPAKRSFQALRIAVNDELGAEEDALEQTVRCLAPGGRASVITFHSLEDRICKQAFAKYIEKCTCPPDFPMCVCGAKGTLKLVNRKPIVPSEQELEMNPRARSAKLRVAEKL; translated from the coding sequence GTGTTTCAGCATATTACAGTGCTGCTGGAGGAAGCAGTTGAAGGTCTGGCAATAAAGCCGGACGGTATCTACGTCGATTGTACGCTTGGGGGAGCGGGACATAGTGAAAGGATCGCATCCAAGCTTGGCGATGGAGGACGGCTCATTGCTTTCGATCAGGACGATCTGGCGCTGGACAATGCGCGTGTGCGGCTGGCTCCCTATATGGATAAAGTCACATTAGTAAAAAGCAATTTTCGTTATCTCGAAGATGAGTTGAAAGGTTTGGGCGTTCCGATGAAAGACGGTTTGCCGCAAGTCGACGGCATACTGTTTGACCTTGGCGTATCCAGCCCGCAGCTGGATGAAGCCGATCGCGGCTTTAGCTACAACCACGATGCGCCGCTGGATATGCGGATGGACCGCGATACCGATTTGACAGCGGCAGAAATCGTCAACGAATGGGAAGAGCGGGAAATTTCCCGCATTTTATCGGTATACGGGGAAGAGAAGTTTTCCCGGCAGATCGCCCGAAACATCGTGCAGGCGCGCGCTAAAGCGCCGATTGAAACAACAGGAGAACTGGTCGAGCTGATCAAAACTGCGATACCGGCAGCTGCAAGACGGACAGGCCCGCATCCGGCGAAACGTTCGTTCCAAGCGCTCCGTATCGCGGTTAACGATGAACTTGGCGCAGAAGAAGATGCGCTGGAGCAGACGGTAAGATGCCTGGCCCCGGGCGGCAGAGCATCCGTCATTACATTTCATTCGCTGGAAGACCGCATTTGCAAGCAGGCATTTGCCAAGTACATTGAAAAATGCACATGCCCGCCTGATTTTCCGATGTGCGTCTGCGGTGCCAAAGGAACGCTTAAGCTGGTAAACCGCAAGCCGATTGTGCCAAGCGAGCAGGAATTGGAAATGAACCCGCGCGCGCGTTCCGCCAAGCTGCGCGTAGCGGAGAAACTATAA